The proteins below come from a single Spirochaetota bacterium genomic window:
- a CDS encoding radical SAM protein — protein sequence MSNTFELGPIRPPSEAYSILIRVTRNCPWNKCAFCHTYKGQKFSRRPIDDIIADINAIHTIAHRILDVADSTITLHTLQKAKGNDDTPLYYYEQVAFWLNYGMKSVFLQDANSLVLSAKDLCTILTHIKNCFPTVERITSYARASTISKKTLDDLKSIRQAGLTRLHIGMESGSDTVLQRVNKGTTHADLIDAGQKAMEAGFDVSYYYMPGLGGKEYMQENAIQSAIVINNVNPTFIRLRSTVPIPGTPLYDMMEKGTWTPLSEIEKVHEIRLFIEHCDNITTTLTSDHMMNLLEDVEGTFPYDKARMLSKIDEFLSLPQEDKEKFIIGRRVGIYRYLSDYYPNFKIDQLYYSIKNQYGSVDKAVMEILKNFI from the coding sequence ATGTCAAACACCTTTGAATTAGGTCCAATCCGTCCACCATCTGAAGCTTATAGTATATTGATCCGTGTAACCCGAAATTGCCCCTGGAATAAATGTGCTTTCTGCCACACGTATAAAGGACAAAAGTTTTCACGCCGTCCTATTGATGATATCATTGCCGACATTAATGCAATTCATACCATTGCGCATCGCATTCTGGATGTTGCTGACAGCACTATCACATTGCACACACTACAAAAAGCAAAAGGAAACGATGATACACCACTATACTACTATGAGCAGGTAGCATTCTGGCTCAACTATGGAATGAAGTCTGTTTTTTTACAGGATGCCAATTCACTGGTGCTATCGGCAAAAGATTTGTGCACCATACTTACTCACATAAAAAATTGCTTCCCCACTGTTGAGCGCATCACCTCGTATGCCCGAGCAAGCACTATCAGTAAAAAGACACTTGATGATTTAAAATCAATCCGTCAGGCAGGGCTCACACGCCTTCACATTGGGATGGAATCAGGCTCTGACACCGTGCTACAACGTGTCAACAAAGGCACTACCCACGCTGATCTTATCGATGCAGGCCAAAAGGCAATGGAAGCAGGATTTGATGTGTCATATTACTATATGCCAGGGCTTGGAGGCAAAGAATATATGCAAGAAAATGCCATCCAGAGCGCAATAGTTATAAACAATGTCAATCCAACATTTATTCGTTTACGCAGTACGGTTCCTATACCGGGCACACCACTGTATGATATGATGGAAAAAGGTACGTGGACACCTCTATCCGAAATTGAAAAGGTTCATGAGATTCGCCTGTTTATAGAGCACTGTGATAACATCACCACAACACTGACAAGCGACCATATGATGAACTTACTTGAAGATGTGGAAGGAACGTTCCCTTATGATAAAGCACGAATGCTTTCAAAAATTGATGAATTTCTTTCACTGCCACAGGAAGATAAGGAAAAATTTATAATTGGACGAAGAGTGGGGATTTATCGATATCTAAGTGATTATTATCCAAACTTCAAGATAGATCAGCTCTACTATTCTATCAAAAACCAATATGGCAGTGTTGATAAGGCTGTCATGGAGATTTTAAAGAATTTTATATAG
- a CDS encoding adenylosuccinate synthase — MGCTVIIGTQWGDEGKAKMIDYYSQKADIIVRYQGGANAGHTVVVNGKKHVFHLIPSGILHEGTVCVIGNGVVIDPEQLIAECQLLEKEGIDVRARLYISDAAHLLLPFHKELDAAMEEARSNKIGTTKRGIGPCYADKCLRVGIRVGDIFDDEYLKERLATALTLKNTQFERCYNRKGFSFDEIYDLLMQFKAYAGDLAINTPYYLHSEAKKGKNILLEGAQGNALDIDHGTYPFVTSSNPSIGGAIAGSGINPFLINEIVGITKAYVTRVGEGPFPTEEKGEAGEIMRTRGGEFGATTGRPRRCGWFDMELLKHTIRINGITSIALTKLDVLSGFEKIKVAVGYSINGKKIDYFPSSMQDKIVPIYEEHPGWKEDISHCTSFKELPQAAQNYVKFIQDSLQVPISIISVGPDRMNTFEMK; from the coding sequence ATGGGTTGTACAGTAATTATAGGCACTCAGTGGGGTGATGAAGGCAAAGCCAAGATGATTGATTACTATTCGCAGAAGGCAGATATTATTGTGCGCTATCAGGGCGGAGCAAATGCTGGGCACACTGTTGTTGTCAATGGAAAAAAGCATGTGTTTCATCTTATCCCTTCAGGCATTTTACATGAAGGGACAGTATGTGTTATAGGTAATGGTGTGGTAATAGACCCTGAGCAGTTGATTGCTGAGTGTCAGTTACTTGAAAAAGAAGGCATAGATGTACGCGCGCGGTTGTATATATCAGATGCAGCACATCTACTTTTGCCATTCCATAAAGAACTTGATGCTGCAATGGAGGAGGCGCGTTCAAATAAAATTGGTACTACAAAACGAGGTATAGGCCCATGCTATGCCGATAAGTGTTTGCGGGTGGGCATACGAGTTGGTGATATCTTTGATGATGAGTATCTCAAAGAACGGCTTGCCACAGCTCTTACACTAAAAAATACTCAGTTTGAACGCTGCTATAACAGGAAGGGTTTTTCTTTTGATGAAATATATGATCTGCTCATGCAGTTCAAAGCGTATGCTGGCGATCTGGCGATTAATACACCATATTATTTACATAGTGAGGCAAAAAAAGGAAAAAATATATTGCTTGAAGGTGCACAGGGCAATGCACTTGATATTGACCATGGTACTTATCCGTTTGTTACCTCGTCAAACCCAAGTATTGGCGGGGCGATAGCAGGGTCAGGAATAAATCCATTTTTAATAAATGAAATTGTTGGCATAACCAAAGCGTATGTTACCCGTGTGGGAGAGGGGCCTTTTCCCACCGAAGAAAAAGGCGAAGCAGGTGAAATAATGCGAACACGTGGCGGTGAATTTGGCGCCACAACGGGAAGGCCTCGCCGGTGTGGCTGGTTTGATATGGAGCTTTTAAAGCACACTATACGTATCAATGGTATAACTTCGATAGCACTGACTAAATTAGATGTGCTTTCAGGTTTTGAAAAAATCAAAGTAGCGGTTGGATATTCTATTAACGGCAAAAAGATAGACTACTTCCCATCATCAATGCAGGATAAAATTGTACCAATTTACGAAGAGCATCCTGGCTGGAAAGAAGATATATCGCACTGCACATCCTTTAAGGAGCTTCCACAGGCTGCACAGAATTATGTAAAATTTATCCAGGATAGCTTGCAGGTGCCTATCTCAATTATATCTGTTGGTCCTGACAGGATGAACACATTTGAAATGAAATAG
- a CDS encoding cation transporter yields MDDLHKKALYLSYFTVSYNIIEGLISVVAGAFAGSIALVGFGLDSFVESLSGMIMIWRFKKHGVVSQEEEEKVEKRALKLVGLTFFVLAAYILYESVTKLYFSEIPDTSIVGIIIAVLSIVIMPVLYARKVTVGNALQSKSLLSDAKETLACAFLSVALLLGLGLNYLWGLWQADPIVGILVALYLLKEGREIVSGEED; encoded by the coding sequence ATGGATGATTTACATAAGAAAGCCTTGTATCTGTCGTATTTTACTGTAAGCTATAATATCATTGAAGGGCTGATATCGGTTGTTGCAGGTGCGTTTGCCGGAAGTATTGCGCTAGTTGGCTTTGGACTGGATAGCTTTGTAGAGTCGCTATCGGGTATGATAATGATATGGCGCTTTAAAAAGCATGGGGTTGTGTCACAAGAAGAGGAAGAAAAAGTTGAAAAGAGAGCATTGAAACTTGTGGGTTTAACATTTTTTGTTTTGGCAGCATATATACTGTATGAGTCAGTGACAAAGTTATATTTTTCAGAAATCCCTGATACAAGCATAGTGGGTATAATCATTGCAGTGCTATCAATTGTCATTATGCCAGTGCTGTATGCTAGAAAAGTAACGGTGGGCAATGCATTACAAAGTAAAAGCTTGCTTTCGGATGCAAAGGAAACGCTGGCCTGCGCATTCCTTTCAGTGGCATTGCTTTTAGGATTGGGACTCAACTACCTGTGGGGATTGTGGCAGGCTGACCCTATTGTGGGTATACTAGTTGCCCTCTATTTACTGAAAGAAGGCAGGGAGATAGTATCTGGTGAAGAAGATTAA
- the fdhD gene encoding formate dehydrogenase accessory sulfurtransferase FdhD → MDTELEPVKYVDAFQYQEGKFEKISVPVSAEYGVSIAINGKTFVSIACSGEQLKELGAGFLVAEGILHHKDEIEDIVVDFEKLFVNIKIKESDAIVSRLFSIRSIVSGCGNVSLGSTMIQKLHPPQVSPEMILKIGKQFYQTSELHKLTHGVHSAGLYTRSGECIAFYDEIGRHSAIDKLVGYALFNDIQLDDKIVYSTGRISSEIVQKAIASGFSIIATKGSPTSLAVQLANEYNVVLIAKVRINRFSVFTTSINYESIFGIGVKY, encoded by the coding sequence ATGGATACAGAACTTGAACCGGTAAAATATGTTGATGCATTTCAGTACCAGGAGGGGAAGTTTGAAAAGATATCAGTTCCGGTAAGTGCAGAGTATGGTGTTAGCATAGCAATTAATGGCAAGACATTTGTTTCCATTGCATGTTCAGGTGAACAGCTCAAAGAACTTGGAGCTGGCTTTCTGGTAGCTGAAGGAATACTACATCATAAGGATGAAATAGAAGATATTGTAGTAGATTTTGAAAAATTATTCGTGAATATTAAAATAAAAGAAAGCGATGCTATTGTCAGCAGGCTTTTTTCTATCCGGTCAATTGTGTCAGGTTGCGGGAATGTATCTTTAGGCTCCACGATGATTCAAAAACTACATCCACCGCAAGTTTCCCCTGAAATGATTTTGAAAATAGGAAAACAGTTTTACCAGACATCGGAATTACATAAGCTTACCCATGGTGTTCATAGTGCTGGCTTATATACAAGAAGCGGTGAATGTATTGCCTTTTACGATGAGATTGGTAGGCATAGTGCTATTGATAAACTGGTAGGATATGCATTGTTCAATGATATACAACTTGATGACAAGATAGTGTATTCAACTGGAAGAATTTCAAGTGAAATTGTTCAGAAGGCAATAGCTTCTGGATTTAGTATTATTGCGACAAAGGGCTCTCCCACATCACTGGCAGTACAGCTTGCAAATGAATATAATGTGGTGCTCATAGCAAAGGTGCGAATAAACAGGTTCAGTGTGTTTACCACTTCAATTAATTATGAATCAATATTTGGCATAGGGGTAAAATATTAA
- a CDS encoding iron-sulfur cluster assembly scaffold protein, with translation MKNTILKDHFLHPRNVGVVDNYDHKIIVKSDQCNDVVIFTVTIANTIINNIQFEAYGCGYAIAGASLVSELVKGKHIDQGIQDVEEKLMNIDVPDSNMRCLQLSLEAIKKLKEQV, from the coding sequence ATGAAAAACACAATTTTGAAAGACCATTTTTTGCATCCAAGAAATGTAGGAGTAGTAGATAATTATGACCATAAAATTATTGTAAAGAGTGATCAATGTAATGATGTGGTTATATTCACAGTTACTATCGCCAATACAATAATTAACAACATACAATTTGAAGCGTATGGATGCGGGTATGCGATAGCAGGGGCATCTCTGGTGAGCGAACTTGTCAAAGGTAAGCATATTGATCAGGGTATACAAGATGTTGAAGAGAAGCTTATGAATATAGACGTTCCAGACTCAAATATGAGATGTTTGCAATTGTCGCTTGAAGCAATAAAAAAACTTAAGGAGCAAGTGTAA